AGACGTTGTGAGCAAAATCCGTCCAGGTAGCCGAGGCTGGCCGAAAAAAGCGGGGCCGGTATGCCGGCATAGATAGCCGTAGCGACGACCTCGCGTAAAGGGTCGAGGGCCCGGGATATATCGTCGCGAAATTCCGGGCTGTGTATCAAGAGCGTGGTATTTTGAGAGGCGAAGGCACTTTGAAAGCGCTTAAGAAGCCGGGAGCGGATAATACATCCTCCCTTCCAGATCCGGGGAACCTCGGAAAGGGGTAAGCGGTAGGCAAACTCCCGGGACGCTTCGGCCAGAAGATGCATTCCTTCGGAAAATGCGGTTGTTTGGGCCAGAAACAGGGCATGACCGAGAGAGTCGATTAGCTTCGCCCGGGGCGGGAAGGTGAAAACGGGCGGTTGATAGATCGTAGTACCCATTTTTCGGAATCCAACGTAGGAAGACAGTGTCCGGGCCACGACCGACGCCGTAATGGCTGGGATGGGGACCCCCAGATCCAGGGCGGCCTGAGATGACCATTTGCCGGTTCCCTTCTGTTCAGCCTGGTCGGAAATGAGGTCGATCAGAGGTTGTCCCGTTTCCTGGTCCCGGTGTTTGAGGATTTTCCAGGTGATTTCCACCAGGTAGGAGCCCAGTGATTCCGTAGCATTCCACTCATGGAAAATGTCGCCTATTTCGCCAGCCGGTAGACCACACCCCCTGCTGAGGAGATCGTAACATTCGGCGATGGCCTGCATAAAAGCGTATTCGATACCATTGTGCACCATTTTCACAAAATGTCCGGCCGATTCGGGTCCCAGATAGGTGCAACACGGCCCGTCTTCAGCCTGAGCGGCGGATTTTTCCAATATATTTTGAACGGCTTCATAAGCATCCCGGTGGCCTCCAGGCATGATGGAGGGTCCAGAAAGAGCGCCTTCTTCACCGCCGCTGATACCGGTACCCAGGTAAAAGAGGCCGCGTCGCTCCGCTTCTAAGACACGGCG
This is a stretch of genomic DNA from Atribacteraceae bacterium. It encodes these proteins:
- the gndA gene encoding NADP-dependent phosphogluconate dehydrogenase, with the protein product MSNKSMIAIIGMAVMGQNLALNIAGKGFPVTVFNRTTETTERFFRERVNGVPIRPTSTLEECIQSLEKPRRVMLMVKAGQAVDTFCQKLYSLLGPGDVIIDGGNSHFTDTNRRVLEAERRGLFYLGTGISGGEEGALSGPSIMPGGHRDAYEAVQNILEKSAAQAEDGPCCTYLGPESAGHFVKMVHNGIEYAFMQAIAECYDLLSRGCGLPAGEIGDIFHEWNATESLGSYLVEITWKILKHRDQETGQPLIDLISDQAEQKGTGKWSSQAALDLGVPIPAITASVVARTLSSYVGFRKMGTTIYQPPVFTFPPRAKLIDSLGHALFLAQTTAFSEGMHLLAEASREFAYRLPLSEVPRIWKGGCIIRSRLLKRFQSAFASQNTTLLIHSPEFRDDISRALDPLREVVATAIYAGIPAPLFSASLGYLDGFCSQRLPSSLIQAQRDFFGAHAFRRIDREGIFHEQWGERDSG